The genomic interval TTTTTTGATAAAATACTACCTAAGTGTTTTTGTAGAGTCGGTACGTATTTTGAAGTCGGATGGTGAATCGGAGAAGTGAAGGTGGAGATTTTTTCAAAAACCCGTAGGGCTTGAACTTTACTATTTGAAATCGTAGCAGATCTTTACTTTCTTTTTATTTATTTTTTTTTCGGAGAAAAGAATGTTATGGTGGAGCAGTAATACTGGAATCGTTCTTATGAAAATGGCAATCAAACACCCCCAAGCACCGCAAGGAGCAAATAAAGTGGTGCCCGTTTTTCAGGGGCAAGGAACTTTATTTGTGGATGAGGAGCGCAGTGGCGGGGTTGCGGCAATCGAACAGCCACCATAGACGCGAGAGTTGAGCGGAGGAACGGAGCGAAACGTAGCGGCTATGAGCGTGTAACGGCGTGGAAACAATAAAACACTCCCGCCTTTTTTGGCGGGTAGCCTTGATTTAGGGCATAGCGACCGAATGAGATTTGATTAGAGAATAGCTGTTGTACTAAAACGATTGCTTATTCAAAGTTGAAATGAGGTAAGTGGAGCCAACCCCGATGGCTGTGCGAAGGAGCAACCGCTGAAAAAACAGAGGGCGGCAGACATAATACTGCTGGAATGTAGTGGAACGTAGCCTGCGGAGTGTAACGGAATGAAGCGGTATTGTGGATGCATAAGCCCGACCGAACGCAGGAAGTGACCGTGTGAAGATGAGGAACAAGCAGTGCAATAAAACAGCTGCTTATTTTCATTAGAACCTTACTATTATTTTAATGGACAAATGTAATTCGCAAGGGCTCATTTCAAGCTGCTGTTTTATTGTGGCTGCGCCGTGTCTGTGGAATGGAGGTAAACCCTAGTAAAGTCGTCATGTAGACCCTGAAACGAGTTCAGGGTTGACCGACTGGAACAGCCGAACGGAACAAAGGGAACGACCGTAGAGAGACCGCTTGTTTGTATCCGCCCGACGAACCACATATTTTTTAGATTAACCTAAGGTATTAGTTTTGTTCTAAACAATTTAGACATGGACAAAAATGAATTTATGTTATCCCAAGTAGAATCTTGGAAACAAAGTGGACTTTCACAACAAGGGTATTGCGATCAAGCAGGTATTAAATTAGGAACCTTCAGCTATTGGATACGAAAAAGCAAAAATGAAGAAGCACAAAGCGGAGGTTTTATTGCACTGAAAAAACCAGTTTTAGCTTTAGAAAACAAATACGAAATCGTTTACCCTAATGGAGTTGTGCTGCGAGTGGATACGGATAATTTAAGTGAACTTTCGGCTTTAGTAAACCTATATTAGTGTTTAGCCTTAGTAGTTCACATACCTTTTTGCTCTACCCCAAAGTTTGCGATATGCGCAAAAGCTTTAATGGTTTGTGTGGTCTTGTTACCAATGAATTAGGACGCGTAGCACACAGTGGAGAAGTATTCATTTTTATCAATCGCAATAATAATCAGATGAAACTTTTGCACTGGGAATCTGGTGGTTTTGTTCTTTATCACAAGCGCTTAGAGCAAGGGACTTTTGCTGGTTCAACCGGTACTAAATTGCAAATTAATTGGAGTGATTTGGTGTTGATGATCGAAGGAATTCAAATCATAAAAAGCAATAAAAAAAGGAGATTTTCTTTGGAATAAAACAGCCCTAAGCCTTGGTAAATATAGGATTTTGACGTATATTTAGCCTATGGAAATAGACCTAGATAACGTATCAAAACAGGAACTTTTTGAGCTTTTAACTAAAGCTCAAAAAAACATGTTTGTGCTGGATAAAACTATTTTTGAACAAAGTGAAACTATTTCTGTTCAAGGTAAAACTATCTCCAAACAAGATAAAAAACTTGTTAAGCTTGAAAAAAAGGAAGTCGTGTTAGAAGGTAAAGCTTCTAAATTAGAAGGTAAAGCTTTTAAATTAGAAGAACGAGTTGAAGAACTTCAACGTTTAGTAGAATTACTGCGCCGTATGCAGTTTGGTCAAAAACGAGAGCGTTTTGAAGATCCTTCTCAAACTACTTTACCTTTAGATCTAGAACAAGAGCTCCTGCAAGAACAAGAAGAAGTTATCAAAGAAGAAATCACTTATTCTCGTTCTAAAAAGAAACATCCTGGCAGGGCTAAACTTCCGGATCATTTACCAGTTGAAGAAATCGAGATTTACCCTGAAGGAGATTTATCTGATCAGGTTTGTATTGGCAAAGAAACTACAGATGTGCTTGATTATGTTCCGGGACACTTTAAAATCAAAAGATATATCCGATACAAATACGCGACTAAGGATAAAGACAATACTAAGATATCCATCGGGGATTTACCCGAAAGAATCATAGATAAAGGAATACCCTCAGAAGGACTACTAGCCACTATCTTAGTAGATAAATATGTGGATCACCTTCCGCTATATCGTCAAAAGCAACGGTTCTCTAGAGAAGATATCGATATTGCTTCTTCTACAATAGATGGTTGGGCGGCTCAGAGCATGGATGCTTTAAAACCCTTGTATGAGAAGCTGGTTATGGATATCAAAAATGAAGGTTACCTTCAAGTTGATGAAACCACCATCAAGGTTTTAGACGACAAGAAAAAAGACAAAACGCATCTCGGTTATTATTGGGTGTATCATGCCCCAATATCAAAACTTGTAATGTTCAATTACAGCCCTACTCGTGCAAGTAGCGCTGCACTACCTATTTTGCAAAACTTTAAAGGTTACTTGCAAACAGACGGATATGCAGGCTACAAAGCTTATGGAAAAAAATCAGATATTACTCATCTGGGCTGTTGGGCACACGCTAGGCGAGAATTTGAAAGAGCATTAGATAATGACAAGCAAAAAGCACAACATGTTTTAGTTGAAATACAAAAGCTATATGCGGTGGAGCGCAAAACAAAAGAACAAAACCTTAGACCTGAGCAAATCAAAGAGCTGAGGCTTCAGGAAAGCTTACCTATTATAAACGAACTAGGTAAATGGATGTTTTTGCAAATCAAACTAACCCTACCAAAAAGTCAGATTGGCAAAGCTCTTGCATACTCTCAAACAAGATGGGATAATTTATCGGCATACCTATTAGATGGCAACTTGCAAATAGATAATAATCTGGTGGAAAATGCAATCAGACCAGTAGCCATAGGTAGAAAGAATTATCTTTTTGCCGGATCGCACGATGCTGCTCAAAGAGCGGCTATGGCCTATACCTTTTTTACTAACTGCAAAAAACATAACGTAAATCCTTTTGAGTGGCTAAAATATACCCTTGAGAATATCCAATCTATAAACCACAAGAATATTAAAGACTTGTATCCCCACAATTACAAGCAACTAGCGGAATCTACACCATTGTAACATTACGCTCCTATGAATAATCGCATCGTATAAAACAACATGTAGTTGCTCGGGTGGATACCTTGCTTCTTCATTTGTACCCTTGACTTTAGAGCCTTCTCCTGACCATCTCTCTGGATTTATATACTTGTTTGTACTAAACTCAAATCTTTTGGCTTGGATTGTTACTCTTGTGTAAATAGGACAGATGCCATCGTTGTTGATTTTTGATCTCTTTATGTAAAAGAGAACGGATACAGTTGTGTTCATAAGTGGTAACCTTTTAGTTATTATTAAATTTAAATTTTCTAATAATTACAG from Flavobacterium ovatum carries:
- the tnpB gene encoding IS66 family insertion sequence element accessory protein TnpB (TnpB, as the term is used for proteins encoded by IS66 family insertion elements, is considered an accessory protein, since TnpC, encoded by a neighboring gene, is a DDE family transposase.); protein product: MFSLSSSHTFLLYPKVCDMRKSFNGLCGLVTNELGRVAHSGEVFIFINRNNNQMKLLHWESGGFVLYHKRLEQGTFAGSTGTKLQINWSDLVLMIEGIQIIKSNKKRRFSLE
- a CDS encoding IS66 family transposase; this translates as MEIDLDNVSKQELFELLTKAQKNMFVLDKTIFEQSETISVQGKTISKQDKKLVKLEKKEVVLEGKASKLEGKAFKLEERVEELQRLVELLRRMQFGQKRERFEDPSQTTLPLDLEQELLQEQEEVIKEEITYSRSKKKHPGRAKLPDHLPVEEIEIYPEGDLSDQVCIGKETTDVLDYVPGHFKIKRYIRYKYATKDKDNTKISIGDLPERIIDKGIPSEGLLATILVDKYVDHLPLYRQKQRFSREDIDIASSTIDGWAAQSMDALKPLYEKLVMDIKNEGYLQVDETTIKVLDDKKKDKTHLGYYWVYHAPISKLVMFNYSPTRASSAALPILQNFKGYLQTDGYAGYKAYGKKSDITHLGCWAHARREFERALDNDKQKAQHVLVEIQKLYAVERKTKEQNLRPEQIKELRLQESLPIINELGKWMFLQIKLTLPKSQIGKALAYSQTRWDNLSAYLLDGNLQIDNNLVENAIRPVAIGRKNYLFAGSHDAAQRAAMAYTFFTNCKKHNVNPFEWLKYTLENIQSINHKNIKDLYPHNYKQLAESTPL
- a CDS encoding IS66 family insertion sequence element accessory protein TnpB; the protein is MDKNEFMLSQVESWKQSGLSQQGYCDQAGIKLGTFSYWIRKSKNEEAQSGGFIALKKPVLALENKYEIVYPNGVVLRVDTDNLSELSALVNLY
- a CDS encoding Arm DNA-binding domain-containing protein, yielding MNTTVSVLFYIKRSKINNDGICPIYTRVTIQAKRFEFSTNKYINPERWSGEGSKVKGTNEEARYPPEQLHVVLYDAIIHRSVMLQWCRFR